A window of Halobacillus naozhouensis genomic DNA:
TAGAAATCTATCCACGGGTAGAACGTATGATTAGGTGTTGGCTGATATTTTTTCATCAAATGGTTGCCGATTTCGAGATAAGTCCATGGACACGGAAGCAAGGCAGCGAGAATTTCTCCGAGCCCTCCCATTTGAGCATGATACATCATGTGTTTAACATAATGATCAGCTGTTGGCGGCAGCGGGTAACCTTGCAATTCGTCATAACCTACACCGATGACATCGCAAAAGTTGTGATGAGGGTGGGTTTCACTGTTTAGCACAAACCCGACTTGTTCACTGAAATAGCCCATATCACGGCGCTCAGTTGATTTTGATATTGCAACACCATAAACGTGCATAAAGGCATTTAAATACTCATAATCAGCCTTAATATAATGAGCCAATACTTTTTGCGGTACTTCACCTTTTCCAATACCATCAACAAATGGATGGCGAAAAATGGCTTCAAATAGTTCGTTATTTTCTTTTCGTAATGTTTCAGTAAATGTCATAGAATTTGCCTCCTTAGATTATAGGAAGCCACTGAAAGATGCTTTGAGATGAGGCTACTTCCCTCACGCTGGTATTAGCCAGATCAGGTTCAAAGGGATAAAGGGAAATTCCTTATCTCAGCATACTTGCACCCCTAGTAGTTTCCGAAGATTATAGATTTGTTTGAGGAATTGCATGGTTTTGACGAACCTTTGATACTACGAACCAACCGATCACTGCACCAGTTGTACTGCTGATGAGAAAGGACGGCAAGAAGGCTAATGCCCCCGCAGAACTTCCCATTAGAAAGTTGGCATAAGGCACGGAGAGCATAGCACCGATAAATCCAGTCCCTATCACCTCACCCGCTGCAGCTGTCCAGGTTTTTCCAGACCATTTGTAAAAGTAACCCGCTAGCAAAGCTCCAATCATTCCTCCTGGAAACGCAAGCAAAGTTCCGAGTCCAAGCAGATTGCGAAGCAGGCCGATCATAAAGGCAATCACAACGGCCGGAATTGGACCAAGCGTGACGGCAGCCATAACATTGACAGCATGTTGAACAGGATAAGCCTTAGCTATTCCAGCTGGAAACCAGAGCATTTGCGAACCAAGCGTTCCGATAGCTACAAATACAGCCATGGTCGTTAATAGTCGAGTTCGATTCATATTTTCCCTCCTCTCTTAGAAGGGGAGTGAACATGAAAAAAGCCAGATCCCGGGGGACCTGGCTTCGAACGGATAAAGTCATAAGAAATTTCTTCTGACTACTTCCCTCCGCTGGTCTTAACCAGATCAGGTTCATAAGAGTCGAAAAGCTTTTGCGCTTTTCTCTCAGCCCGTATTAGGGCCCCCCTAGTAGTTGATGTATCAAAACTATTCACTTGGTTGCTTTTATCATAACAGAGAATATTTCGAATGTCATCATGAATCATTCTTTAGTAAAACTCCCTGTTATTCTTCTTCCACCTTCTTCAGCTTCCATAACCTTACACTAAGTTCCAGTAAAAACATATCGTCTGCATTTAACAACGATAAGCCTGTCAAATGTTCAATATTGCGCAATCTGTGGAGTAATGACTGCCGATGTAACATCAGGGCCCTCGCTGTTTGACTGACATTACTATTGTATTTATTGTAAACGATAAACGTATGAATAAGATCTGCCTGACGTTTCTGATCATACAGAATCAGCGGTTGTAACGTGTCTTTGACAATGTTTTCAATTTCTTTTTCATGGGAAAGGGCCATGAGGAGCCTGTTCATACGGGTATCGCTAAAGAAGGTCCGATTCCCATCTTCATGTTGCTGCTTGCC
This region includes:
- the tenA gene encoding thiaminase II, which translates into the protein MTFTETLRKENNELFEAIFRHPFVDGIGKGEVPQKVLAHYIKADYEYLNAFMHVYGVAISKSTERRDMGYFSEQVGFVLNSETHPHHNFCDVIGVGYDELQGYPLPPTADHYVKHMMYHAQMGGLGEILAALLPCPWTYLEIGNHLMKKYQPTPNHTFYPWIDFYANEEFDTLSMAMRERLNELAEEASESELKRMKDAFRKSCQLELNFWEMAYTCEEWPTGEAVTST
- the thiW gene encoding energy coupling factor transporter S component ThiW, whose product is MNRTRLLTTMAVFVAIGTLGSQMLWFPAGIAKAYPVQHAVNVMAAVTLGPIPAVVIAFMIGLLRNLLGLGTLLAFPGGMIGALLAGYFYKWSGKTWTAAAGEVIGTGFIGAMLSVPYANFLMGSSAGALAFLPSFLISSTTGAVIGWFVVSKVRQNHAIPQTNL